One Brassica oleracea var. oleracea cultivar TO1000 chromosome C7, BOL, whole genome shotgun sequence genomic window carries:
- the LOC106306988 gene encoding subtilisin-like protease SBT3.3 isoform X1, which produces MKNSLPSYKLVLLLAFSLFLLVNTELGFLSPARALDNNTKAFNVYIVYLGERENDDPELVTASHHQMLESFLDSKEDAHKSMIYSYQHGFSGFAALLTSSQANKISDHPEVIHVIPNRILKLQTTRTWDLLDLSQIPTSFSSSTTSVKGLLHDTNMGSEAIIGVIDTGIWPESKVFNDQGLGPIPKRWSGKCEPGEQFNATIHCNKKLIGAKYYVNGLLAEMGETFKTTTVREFKSNRDALGHGTHTATIAGGSLVPNVSFYGLARGTVRGGAPRARIASYKVCWNTMQKDGTGPGGSCSTADMWKAFDDAIHDGVDVMSVSISGDLPEDTEVDKPDFVGAFHAVSKGIPVVAAASNEGPKAQTVANAAPWLLTIAATTLDRSFPTKITLGNKQTLFGESLFTGPEISTGLAYWDSESGNNADVKGKIVLVFDTTSTYPVETKGVAGVIYAQHPDDIVDRCHAFPCIYTDYDLGTDILQYIRTTRSPTARISAATTLTGLPATTKVAEFSSRGPNSVSPAILKPDIAAPGVSILAALSPFDPNGHDGFGLDSGTSMATPVVSGIIALLKSLHPDWSPAAFRSALVTTAWRTSPSGEPIFAEGSNKKLADPFDYGGGLVNPQRAADPGLVYDMGIEDYINYMCSKGYNDSSISRVLGKKTKCPTPKPSILDMNLPSITIPNIEKEVTLTRSVTNVGPIKSVYKAVIESPLGITLTVNPTTLVFSSEDKKVLSFTVKAKTSHKVNTGYFFGSLTWTDGVHDVKIPVSVQTRIMVKS; this is translated from the exons ATGAAGAACTCTTTACCAAGTTACAAACTTGTGCTTCTATTGGCATTTTCTTTGTTTCTATTAGTTAACACGGAGCTGGGTTTTCTTTCACCTGCGAGAGCCCTAGACAACAACACCAAGGCATTTAAC GTTTATATAGTTTATCTTGGGGAAAGAGAAAATGATGATCCCGAACTTGTTACAGCCTCTCATCATCAAATGCTTGAATCATTTCTTGATAG CAAAGAAGACGCACATAAATCGATGATCTACAGCTATCAACATGGATTTTCCGGTTTCGCAGCACTTCTTACTTCTTCCCAAGCAAACAAAATATCAG ACCATCCTGAAGTAATCCATGTTATACCAAACCGGATTCTGAAACTGCAAACAACAAGAACTTGGGATCTCCTTGACCTCTCTCAAATTCCAACTTCTTTTTCTTCCTCAACAACATCTGTAAAAGGTCTTCTTCATGACACCAACATGGGCAGTGAAGCTATCATCGGCGTCATAGATACCG GAATATGGCCAGAGTCAAAGGTATTCAACGATCAAGGCCTTGGACCAATACCTAAGCGCTGGAGTGGAAAATGTGAACCAGGAGAACAGTTTAACGCCACAATTCATTGCAACAAAAAGCTAATAGGAGCTAAGTACTACGTAAACGGCCTACTAGCCGAGATGGGAGAAACATTCAAAACAACAACAGTCAGAGAATTCAAATCCAACAGGGATGCACTCGGTCACGGCACGCATACAGCCACAATAGCAGGTGGCTCATTGGTTCCCAACGTGAGCTTCTATGGTCTAGCACGAG GCACGGTCCGAGGTGGTGCTCCTCGGGCACGCATAGCCTCTTACAAGGTATGTTGGAACACAATGCAAAAAGACGGAACAGGACCCGGTGGAAGCTGCTCAACTGCTGATATGTGGAAGGCTTTTGATGATGCTATACACGATGGGGTTGATGTTATGTCTGTTTCTATTTCCGGGGACCTTCCAGAGGACACCGAGGTGGATAAGCCTGATTTTGTCGGGGCCTTTCATGCAGTATCTAAAGGGATTCCGGTTGTGGCTGCGGCTAGTAATGAAGGGCCTAAGGCTCAGACTGTTGCTAATGCTGCTCCTTGGCTCTTGACCATTGCTGCAACCACTCTTGACCGGTCTTTTCCTACAAAGATCACACTTGGCAATAAACAAACTCTCTTC GGTGAGTCTCTGTTCACTGGACCGGAGATTTCAACCGGTTTAGCTTATTGGGATTCAGAGAGTGGTAATAACGCTGATGTCAAGGGGAAAATAGTTCTTGTTTTCGATACTACTAGTACCTATCCAGTTGAAACGAAAGGTGTAGCAGGAGTCATATATGCCCAACATCCCGATGACATTGTTGATCGATGCCATGCTTTTCCTTGCATTTACACTGATTACGACCTTGGGACCGACATTTTGCAATACATACGTACCACCAG GTCGCCCACAGCGAGAATCAGCGCAGCTACGACACTAACCGGTCTGCCAGCAACAACAAAGGTTGCTGAATTCTCATCTAGAGGGCCTAACTCGGTTTCACCAGCCATTCTCAAG CCTGATATAGCAGCTCCTGGTGTGAGCATACTCGCTGCATTAAGTCCGTTTGATCCTAACGGACACGATGGATTTGGACTCGACTCAGGAACATCGATGGCAACTCCTGTTGTTTCTGGTATCATAGCTCTCCTAAAGTCTCTACACCCTGATTGGTCTCCTGCTGCATTTAGATCAGCTTTGGTCACAACAG CTTGGAGGACAAGTCCATCTGGAGAACCCATTTTTGCTGAAGGATCAAACAAGAAGCTCGCAGATCCATTTGACTATGGAGGAGGTCTTGTAAACCCTCAAAGAGCTGCAGACCCTGGACTTGTATACGATATGGGGATTGAAGATTACATCAACTACATGTGTTCCAAAGGTTACAACGACTCCTCAATCTCTCGTGTGCTCGGTAAAAAGACTAAGTGTCCAACCCCCAAGCCATCAATTCTTGATATGAACTTACCTTCAATCACAATTCCAAATATTGAGAAAGAAGTCACACTCACAAGAAGCGTGACCAACGTTGGACCCATCAAGTCAGTCTACAAAGCTGTAATAGAGTCTCCTCTCGGCATAACTCTCACCGTCAATCCGACTACACTCGTGTTTAGCTCCGAGGATAAGAAGGTGCTCTCTTTCACGGTGAAGGCTAAAACGAGTCATAAAGTCAACACTGGTTACTTCTTTGGAAGCTTGACATGGACTGATGGTGTTCATGATGTTAAGATCCCTGTCTCTGTTCAGACAAGGATCATGGTCAAGTCTTAA
- the LOC106306988 gene encoding subtilisin-like protease SBT3.3 isoform X3 — protein sequence MLESFLDSKEDAHKSMIYSYQHGFSGFAALLTSSQANKISDHPEVIHVIPNRILKLQTTRTWDLLDLSQIPTSFSSSTTSVKGLLHDTNMGSEAIIGVIDTGIWPESKVFNDQGLGPIPKRWSGKCEPGEQFNATIHCNKKLIGAKYYVNGLLAEMGETFKTTTVREFKSNRDALGHGTHTATIAGGSLVPNVSFYGLARGTVRGGAPRARIASYKVCWNTMQKDGTGPGGSCSTADMWKAFDDAIHDGVDVMSVSISGDLPEDTEVDKPDFVGAFHAVSKGIPVVAAASNEGPKAQTVANAAPWLLTIAATTLDRSFPTKITLGNKQTLFGESLFTGPEISTGLAYWDSESGNNADVKGKIVLVFDTTSTYPVETKGVAGVIYAQHPDDIVDRCHAFPCIYTDYDLGTDILQYIRTTRSPTARISAATTLTGLPATTKVAEFSSRGPNSVSPAILKPDIAAPGVSILAALSPFDPNGHDGFGLDSGTSMATPVVSGIIALLKSLHPDWSPAAFRSALVTTAWRTSPSGEPIFAEGSNKKLADPFDYGGGLVNPQRAADPGLVYDMGIEDYINYMCSKGYNDSSISRVLGKKTKCPTPKPSILDMNLPSITIPNIEKEVTLTRSVTNVGPIKSVYKAVIESPLGITLTVNPTTLVFSSEDKKVLSFTVKAKTSHKVNTGYFFGSLTWTDGVHDVKIPVSVQTRIMVKS from the exons ATGCTTGAATCATTTCTTGATAG CAAAGAAGACGCACATAAATCGATGATCTACAGCTATCAACATGGATTTTCCGGTTTCGCAGCACTTCTTACTTCTTCCCAAGCAAACAAAATATCAG ACCATCCTGAAGTAATCCATGTTATACCAAACCGGATTCTGAAACTGCAAACAACAAGAACTTGGGATCTCCTTGACCTCTCTCAAATTCCAACTTCTTTTTCTTCCTCAACAACATCTGTAAAAGGTCTTCTTCATGACACCAACATGGGCAGTGAAGCTATCATCGGCGTCATAGATACCG GAATATGGCCAGAGTCAAAGGTATTCAACGATCAAGGCCTTGGACCAATACCTAAGCGCTGGAGTGGAAAATGTGAACCAGGAGAACAGTTTAACGCCACAATTCATTGCAACAAAAAGCTAATAGGAGCTAAGTACTACGTAAACGGCCTACTAGCCGAGATGGGAGAAACATTCAAAACAACAACAGTCAGAGAATTCAAATCCAACAGGGATGCACTCGGTCACGGCACGCATACAGCCACAATAGCAGGTGGCTCATTGGTTCCCAACGTGAGCTTCTATGGTCTAGCACGAG GCACGGTCCGAGGTGGTGCTCCTCGGGCACGCATAGCCTCTTACAAGGTATGTTGGAACACAATGCAAAAAGACGGAACAGGACCCGGTGGAAGCTGCTCAACTGCTGATATGTGGAAGGCTTTTGATGATGCTATACACGATGGGGTTGATGTTATGTCTGTTTCTATTTCCGGGGACCTTCCAGAGGACACCGAGGTGGATAAGCCTGATTTTGTCGGGGCCTTTCATGCAGTATCTAAAGGGATTCCGGTTGTGGCTGCGGCTAGTAATGAAGGGCCTAAGGCTCAGACTGTTGCTAATGCTGCTCCTTGGCTCTTGACCATTGCTGCAACCACTCTTGACCGGTCTTTTCCTACAAAGATCACACTTGGCAATAAACAAACTCTCTTC GGTGAGTCTCTGTTCACTGGACCGGAGATTTCAACCGGTTTAGCTTATTGGGATTCAGAGAGTGGTAATAACGCTGATGTCAAGGGGAAAATAGTTCTTGTTTTCGATACTACTAGTACCTATCCAGTTGAAACGAAAGGTGTAGCAGGAGTCATATATGCCCAACATCCCGATGACATTGTTGATCGATGCCATGCTTTTCCTTGCATTTACACTGATTACGACCTTGGGACCGACATTTTGCAATACATACGTACCACCAG GTCGCCCACAGCGAGAATCAGCGCAGCTACGACACTAACCGGTCTGCCAGCAACAACAAAGGTTGCTGAATTCTCATCTAGAGGGCCTAACTCGGTTTCACCAGCCATTCTCAAG CCTGATATAGCAGCTCCTGGTGTGAGCATACTCGCTGCATTAAGTCCGTTTGATCCTAACGGACACGATGGATTTGGACTCGACTCAGGAACATCGATGGCAACTCCTGTTGTTTCTGGTATCATAGCTCTCCTAAAGTCTCTACACCCTGATTGGTCTCCTGCTGCATTTAGATCAGCTTTGGTCACAACAG CTTGGAGGACAAGTCCATCTGGAGAACCCATTTTTGCTGAAGGATCAAACAAGAAGCTCGCAGATCCATTTGACTATGGAGGAGGTCTTGTAAACCCTCAAAGAGCTGCAGACCCTGGACTTGTATACGATATGGGGATTGAAGATTACATCAACTACATGTGTTCCAAAGGTTACAACGACTCCTCAATCTCTCGTGTGCTCGGTAAAAAGACTAAGTGTCCAACCCCCAAGCCATCAATTCTTGATATGAACTTACCTTCAATCACAATTCCAAATATTGAGAAAGAAGTCACACTCACAAGAAGCGTGACCAACGTTGGACCCATCAAGTCAGTCTACAAAGCTGTAATAGAGTCTCCTCTCGGCATAACTCTCACCGTCAATCCGACTACACTCGTGTTTAGCTCCGAGGATAAGAAGGTGCTCTCTTTCACGGTGAAGGCTAAAACGAGTCATAAAGTCAACACTGGTTACTTCTTTGGAAGCTTGACATGGACTGATGGTGTTCATGATGTTAAGATCCCTGTCTCTGTTCAGACAAGGATCATGGTCAAGTCTTAA
- the LOC106301336 gene encoding sphingosine kinase 1-like isoform X2 has product MVPAGSGNGMIKSLLDPVGMSCSAASATVSIIRGHRRSLDVATISQGTTKFFSVLMLAWGLVADIDIESEKFRWMGSARFDVYGLQRIVCLRQYNGRILFVPAPGFESCGQPTSDNVDKESSVSDKTPGYQGPDTNLEDLEWREIKGPFVSVWLHNVPWGAENTLAAPNAKFSDGFLDLIVMKDCPKLALLSLMTKLSDGTHVQSPYVSYLKVKVFVLEPGTRIDEEDKEGIIDSDGEVLARGRKSYKCDEKALMSYGKLQITVDQGLATLFSPE; this is encoded by the exons ATGGTCCCTGCAG GAAGTGGTAATGGCATGATAAAATCATTGCTGGACCCCGTTGGGATGTCTTGTAGTGCAGCAAGTGCTACTGTTTCCATTATACGAG GTCATAGACGTTCTTTAGATGTGGCAACTATCTCACAAGGGACTACCAAATTCTTCAGCGTCTTGATGCTTGCTTGGG GATTAGTGGCTGATATAGACATCGAGTCAGAAAAGTTCAGATGGATGGGCAGTGCTCGCTTTGATGTATAT GGTCTCCAGAGGATAGTATGCTTGAGACAGTACAATGGACGAATTCTATTTGTGCCGGCTCCTGGGTTTGAAAGCTGTGGACAACCAACCAGTGACAATGTAGACAAGGAGTCATCTGTTAGCGATAAGACACCAGGATACCAAGGACCTGATACCAATCTTGAAGATCTGGAATGGAGAGAAATCAAAGGCCCATTTGTTTCAGTATGGCTTCATAATGTTCCATGGGGTGCTGAGAACACTTTGGCTGCTCCCAACGCAAAG TTTTCTGATGGCTTTCTGGATTTGATTGTGATGAAAGACTGCCCGAAGCTCGCCTTGTTATCACTTATGACAAAGTTGAGTGATGGGACACATGTTCAATCACCTTATGTATCGTACCTAAAG GTTAAGGTATTTGTACTGGAGCCGGGTACACGGATAGACGAAGAAGACAAGGAAGGAATCATAGATTCAGACGGAGAGGTTTTGGCAAGGGGAAGAAAATCATATAAATGTGATGAAAAGGCATTGATGTCTTATGGCAAGCTTCAAATAACAGTTGATCAAGGTTTAGCCACTCTCTTCTCTCCTGAATAG
- the LOC106306989 gene encoding neuropeptide-like protein 31 has protein sequence MSAKPIFLASVLLIFFVSATHSARQKSGNNDLGFAGVPGSGYAGIPGFGNGFPGTGVGGGYGGGYGGPSGGYGKGGVVRPTVTCKEKGPCNGKKLRCPARCFSSFSRSGKGYGGGGGGGGCTMDCKKKCIAYC, from the coding sequence ATGTCTGCAAAACCGATCTTTTTAGCTTCCGTTCTCCTCATCTTCTTCGTCTCTGCAACTCACTCAGCTCGTCAGAAGAGCGGTAACAATGATTTAGGATTCGCCGGTGTACCAGGATCTGGATATGCCGGGATACCCGGATTCGGAAACGGGTTTCCGGGAACCGGAGTCGGCGGTGGATACGGCGGAGGCTACGGTGGTCCGAGCGGCGGGTACGGGAAAGGAGGTGTGGTGAGACCGACGGTGACTTGCAAAGAGAAAGGACCTTGTAACGGGAAGAAGCTGAGGTGTCCTGCCAGGTGTTTCAGCTCTTTTAGCCGCTCCGGGAAAGGATACGGCGGTGGAGGCGGAGGTGGTGGATGCACCATGGATTGTAAGAAGAAGTGTATCGCCTATTGCTAA
- the LOC106306988 gene encoding subtilisin-like protease SBT3.3 isoform X2: protein MKNSLPSYKLVLLLAFSLFLLVNTELGFLSPARALDNNTKVYIVYLGERENDDPELVTASHHQMLESFLDSKEDAHKSMIYSYQHGFSGFAALLTSSQANKISDHPEVIHVIPNRILKLQTTRTWDLLDLSQIPTSFSSSTTSVKGLLHDTNMGSEAIIGVIDTGIWPESKVFNDQGLGPIPKRWSGKCEPGEQFNATIHCNKKLIGAKYYVNGLLAEMGETFKTTTVREFKSNRDALGHGTHTATIAGGSLVPNVSFYGLARGTVRGGAPRARIASYKVCWNTMQKDGTGPGGSCSTADMWKAFDDAIHDGVDVMSVSISGDLPEDTEVDKPDFVGAFHAVSKGIPVVAAASNEGPKAQTVANAAPWLLTIAATTLDRSFPTKITLGNKQTLFGESLFTGPEISTGLAYWDSESGNNADVKGKIVLVFDTTSTYPVETKGVAGVIYAQHPDDIVDRCHAFPCIYTDYDLGTDILQYIRTTRSPTARISAATTLTGLPATTKVAEFSSRGPNSVSPAILKPDIAAPGVSILAALSPFDPNGHDGFGLDSGTSMATPVVSGIIALLKSLHPDWSPAAFRSALVTTAWRTSPSGEPIFAEGSNKKLADPFDYGGGLVNPQRAADPGLVYDMGIEDYINYMCSKGYNDSSISRVLGKKTKCPTPKPSILDMNLPSITIPNIEKEVTLTRSVTNVGPIKSVYKAVIESPLGITLTVNPTTLVFSSEDKKVLSFTVKAKTSHKVNTGYFFGSLTWTDGVHDVKIPVSVQTRIMVKS, encoded by the exons ATGAAGAACTCTTTACCAAGTTACAAACTTGTGCTTCTATTGGCATTTTCTTTGTTTCTATTAGTTAACACGGAGCTGGGTTTTCTTTCACCTGCGAGAGCCCTAGACAACAACACCAAG GTTTATATAGTTTATCTTGGGGAAAGAGAAAATGATGATCCCGAACTTGTTACAGCCTCTCATCATCAAATGCTTGAATCATTTCTTGATAG CAAAGAAGACGCACATAAATCGATGATCTACAGCTATCAACATGGATTTTCCGGTTTCGCAGCACTTCTTACTTCTTCCCAAGCAAACAAAATATCAG ACCATCCTGAAGTAATCCATGTTATACCAAACCGGATTCTGAAACTGCAAACAACAAGAACTTGGGATCTCCTTGACCTCTCTCAAATTCCAACTTCTTTTTCTTCCTCAACAACATCTGTAAAAGGTCTTCTTCATGACACCAACATGGGCAGTGAAGCTATCATCGGCGTCATAGATACCG GAATATGGCCAGAGTCAAAGGTATTCAACGATCAAGGCCTTGGACCAATACCTAAGCGCTGGAGTGGAAAATGTGAACCAGGAGAACAGTTTAACGCCACAATTCATTGCAACAAAAAGCTAATAGGAGCTAAGTACTACGTAAACGGCCTACTAGCCGAGATGGGAGAAACATTCAAAACAACAACAGTCAGAGAATTCAAATCCAACAGGGATGCACTCGGTCACGGCACGCATACAGCCACAATAGCAGGTGGCTCATTGGTTCCCAACGTGAGCTTCTATGGTCTAGCACGAG GCACGGTCCGAGGTGGTGCTCCTCGGGCACGCATAGCCTCTTACAAGGTATGTTGGAACACAATGCAAAAAGACGGAACAGGACCCGGTGGAAGCTGCTCAACTGCTGATATGTGGAAGGCTTTTGATGATGCTATACACGATGGGGTTGATGTTATGTCTGTTTCTATTTCCGGGGACCTTCCAGAGGACACCGAGGTGGATAAGCCTGATTTTGTCGGGGCCTTTCATGCAGTATCTAAAGGGATTCCGGTTGTGGCTGCGGCTAGTAATGAAGGGCCTAAGGCTCAGACTGTTGCTAATGCTGCTCCTTGGCTCTTGACCATTGCTGCAACCACTCTTGACCGGTCTTTTCCTACAAAGATCACACTTGGCAATAAACAAACTCTCTTC GGTGAGTCTCTGTTCACTGGACCGGAGATTTCAACCGGTTTAGCTTATTGGGATTCAGAGAGTGGTAATAACGCTGATGTCAAGGGGAAAATAGTTCTTGTTTTCGATACTACTAGTACCTATCCAGTTGAAACGAAAGGTGTAGCAGGAGTCATATATGCCCAACATCCCGATGACATTGTTGATCGATGCCATGCTTTTCCTTGCATTTACACTGATTACGACCTTGGGACCGACATTTTGCAATACATACGTACCACCAG GTCGCCCACAGCGAGAATCAGCGCAGCTACGACACTAACCGGTCTGCCAGCAACAACAAAGGTTGCTGAATTCTCATCTAGAGGGCCTAACTCGGTTTCACCAGCCATTCTCAAG CCTGATATAGCAGCTCCTGGTGTGAGCATACTCGCTGCATTAAGTCCGTTTGATCCTAACGGACACGATGGATTTGGACTCGACTCAGGAACATCGATGGCAACTCCTGTTGTTTCTGGTATCATAGCTCTCCTAAAGTCTCTACACCCTGATTGGTCTCCTGCTGCATTTAGATCAGCTTTGGTCACAACAG CTTGGAGGACAAGTCCATCTGGAGAACCCATTTTTGCTGAAGGATCAAACAAGAAGCTCGCAGATCCATTTGACTATGGAGGAGGTCTTGTAAACCCTCAAAGAGCTGCAGACCCTGGACTTGTATACGATATGGGGATTGAAGATTACATCAACTACATGTGTTCCAAAGGTTACAACGACTCCTCAATCTCTCGTGTGCTCGGTAAAAAGACTAAGTGTCCAACCCCCAAGCCATCAATTCTTGATATGAACTTACCTTCAATCACAATTCCAAATATTGAGAAAGAAGTCACACTCACAAGAAGCGTGACCAACGTTGGACCCATCAAGTCAGTCTACAAAGCTGTAATAGAGTCTCCTCTCGGCATAACTCTCACCGTCAATCCGACTACACTCGTGTTTAGCTCCGAGGATAAGAAGGTGCTCTCTTTCACGGTGAAGGCTAAAACGAGTCATAAAGTCAACACTGGTTACTTCTTTGGAAGCTTGACATGGACTGATGGTGTTCATGATGTTAAGATCCCTGTCTCTGTTCAGACAAGGATCATGGTCAAGTCTTAA
- the LOC106304087 gene encoding uncharacterized protein LOC106304087 translates to MNIATYHRHSNVMLNPQIDKTIARSGQASSNNFTFMTRTQGGRRRKMGLCLVRACAGEEESDNQSKPERRSFLSLAEAGLVEISGLGAHEKFLCRLTISSLNLLRVISEQEGCSIEELNAGKICDWFLKDKLKREQNMESAVLQWDDPDFPF, encoded by the exons ATGAACATTGCCACCTATCATCGTCACTCAAATGTCATGTTAAATCCTCAGATAGACAAGACTATTGCGAGGAGTGGACAAGCAAGCTCAAATAATTTTACATTCATGACAAGAACACAAGGAGGAAGAAGAAGAAAGATGGGATTGTGTTTAGTAAGAGCATGTGCCGGAGAAGAAGAATCCGACAATCAAAGTAAGCCCGAGAGAAGAAGTTTCTTGAGCTTAGCAGAAGCTGGTCTTGTCGAAATATCGGGCCTTGGTGCACACGAGAAGTTTCTCTGTCGACTAACG ATATCGTCACTGAATTTACTAAGAGTGATATCGGAGCAAGAAGGATGTTCAATAGAAGAGTTGAATGCTGGAAAAATATGCGACTGGTTCTTAAAAGATAAGCTGAAAAGAGAGCAGAACATGGAATCTGCCGTTCTTCAATGGGATGATCCCGATTTTCCATTTTAA
- the LOC106301336 gene encoding sphingosine kinase 1-like isoform X1 → MDPLQPENDHLPSPPLISDRVLINGVVTPLTLTAEGELQWTTESGRGKSTTEKEILSFAVEGNKVRVKTLVESTGSSSICCGGSGGDYARKEFVFEPLYDESRKLWCDKLRQRLHSLGRPKRLLVFVNPFGGNKTARKIFVEEVKPLFDDADVQLDVQETKYQLHAKEMVRSMDVSKYDGIVCVSGDGVLVEVVNGLLEREDWRTALKLPIGMVPAGSGNGMIKSLLDPVGMSCSAASATVSIIRGHRRSLDVATISQGTTKFFSVLMLAWGLVADIDIESEKFRWMGSARFDVYGLQRIVCLRQYNGRILFVPAPGFESCGQPTSDNVDKESSVSDKTPGYQGPDTNLEDLEWREIKGPFVSVWLHNVPWGAENTLAAPNAKFSDGFLDLIVMKDCPKLALLSLMTKLSDGTHVQSPYVSYLKVKVFVLEPGTRIDEEDKEGIIDSDGEVLARGRKSYKCDEKALMSYGKLQITVDQGLATLFSPE, encoded by the exons ATGGATCCTCTTCAGCCGGAGAACGACCACCTCCCGTCTCCGCCGTTAATCTCCGACCGAGTTCTCATAAACGGCGTCGTCACGCCGTTGACTTTAACCGCGGAGGGAGAGCTTCAATGGACGACGGAATCCGGCCGTGGGAAATCGACGACGGAGAAAGAGATCCTGAGCTTCGCGGTGGAAGGCAACAAGGTTAGAGTGAAAACCTTGGTGGAGAGCACGGGATCATCATCAATCTGCTGCGGAGGAAGTGGTGGAGATTACGCGAGGAAGGAGTTCGTGTTCGAGCCTCTCTATGATGAATCTAGAAAGCTCTGGTGCGACAAGCTTCGTCAACGCCTCCACTCTCTCG GTAGGCCTAAGAGGTTGCTTGTGTTTGTGAACCCTTTTGGTGGGAATAAGACGGCGAGGAAGATATTTGTTGAGGAAGTGAAGCCGTTGTTTGATGATGCTGATGTTCAACTTGATGTTCAAG AAACTAAGTATCAGTTGCATGCAAAGGAGATGGTTAGGTCCATGGATGTATCGAAATACGACGGTATTGTTTGCGTTAGCGGCGACGGTGTCCTTGTTGAG GTTGTGAATGGACTGCTCGAAAGAGAAGATTGGAGAACTGCCTTGAAGTTGCCTATTGGAATGGTCCCTGCAG GAAGTGGTAATGGCATGATAAAATCATTGCTGGACCCCGTTGGGATGTCTTGTAGTGCAGCAAGTGCTACTGTTTCCATTATACGAG GTCATAGACGTTCTTTAGATGTGGCAACTATCTCACAAGGGACTACCAAATTCTTCAGCGTCTTGATGCTTGCTTGGG GATTAGTGGCTGATATAGACATCGAGTCAGAAAAGTTCAGATGGATGGGCAGTGCTCGCTTTGATGTATAT GGTCTCCAGAGGATAGTATGCTTGAGACAGTACAATGGACGAATTCTATTTGTGCCGGCTCCTGGGTTTGAAAGCTGTGGACAACCAACCAGTGACAATGTAGACAAGGAGTCATCTGTTAGCGATAAGACACCAGGATACCAAGGACCTGATACCAATCTTGAAGATCTGGAATGGAGAGAAATCAAAGGCCCATTTGTTTCAGTATGGCTTCATAATGTTCCATGGGGTGCTGAGAACACTTTGGCTGCTCCCAACGCAAAG TTTTCTGATGGCTTTCTGGATTTGATTGTGATGAAAGACTGCCCGAAGCTCGCCTTGTTATCACTTATGACAAAGTTGAGTGATGGGACACATGTTCAATCACCTTATGTATCGTACCTAAAG GTTAAGGTATTTGTACTGGAGCCGGGTACACGGATAGACGAAGAAGACAAGGAAGGAATCATAGATTCAGACGGAGAGGTTTTGGCAAGGGGAAGAAAATCATATAAATGTGATGAAAAGGCATTGATGTCTTATGGCAAGCTTCAAATAACAGTTGATCAAGGTTTAGCCACTCTCTTCTCTCCTGAATAG